The Alicyclobacillus macrosporangiidus CPP55 genome segment GCAGCCTGGCCGGCGTCGCGGCGGCCGGCAAGCGGTTTGGCGTCATCTGGTTCGACGCCCACGGAGACATGAACACGGACGAGACCACCCCGTCCGGCAACATCCATGGCATGCCCCTGGCTGCGAGCCTCGGCCTCGGCCACCCGTCGTTGACGGAACTCTGCGGCCCCGCGCCGAAGGTGAAGGCGCAACACGTGGTGCTCGTCGGCGCTCGCTCCATCGATCCCGACGAGGCCCGCCTCATCCGCCAGTCCGGCATCACCGTGTTCACGATGGCCGAGATCGATCGCCTCGGCATGGGCGCGGTCATGGAACAGGCCATCCGCATCGCGGGAGACGGCACGGACGGGATTCACCTCAGCCTGGATCTGGACGCGATCGATCCGATGTTCGCCCCCGGCGTCGGGACCCCGGTCAACGGCGGGGTCACCTACCGGGAGGGCCACCTGGCGATGGAGCTGCTCGCCGCCTCCGGACGCCTCCTGTCCGTCGACGTGGTCGAGGTCAACCCCATCCTCGACCACCGCAATCAGACCGGCCGCATGGCCGTGGAGCTGGTGGAGTCGCTGCTCGGCAAGCGCGTGATGTGACTGATCATCGCGCCCTCTTCATCCTCCGCCGCACCGCCACCCCGAAGGCAACGGCCGGGCCTGTCGATCCCCCGGCCCGGCCGCTCCGCCACATTCCAAGCGTACGCCAGAGGCCGACGCCCAGAAAGAGCACGGCGCATCCCTCGAACAGGACCGTTCGTCATCGTGTGGATCTTTGTGCTATCTTTTGTGTCAAACACAGCATCCGCACAGTCAGTCGCACTCGCATTTCCCCAATCAGGCGTTGTCCGTGAGGAGGCGTTGCACCGTGAAAAACCAGGCGATTCTCTTGGCCAAACGTCCGGTCGGTCTGCCGGGTCCGGACACGTTCCAGTTCGTGTCTTCCGACATCCCCGAGCCGCGCGAGGGCCAGGTGTTGATCCGGACCCTGTGGCTCTCGGTCGATCCGTACATGCGCGGCCGCATGAACGACGTCAAGTCGTACACGCCGCCGTTTCCCGTCGGTGAACCCATCCGCGGCGGCGGCATCGGCGAGGTGGTGGCATCCCGCCATCCCGCCTACCGCCCGGGAGATCTGATCACTGGCGATCTGCCGTGGCAACTGTACACCCTGTCGGACGGCCGCGGCATCCGCCCCGTGGATCCAAACCTCCGCCCGGTGACCGCCGCACTCGGCGTCGTCGGCATGACGGGGCTGACGGCCTACTTCGGCCTCCTGGAAGTCGGCCGGCCGAAGCCCGGGGAGACGGTGGTCGTCTCCGGCGCCGCCGGCGCGGTCGGAAGCGTGGCCGGCCAACTGGCGAAGATGAACGGATGCCGGGTCGTGGGCGTCGCGGGATCGAACGAGAAGATCCGGTATCTGACCGAGGAGCTGGGATTCGACGCGGGGATCAACTATAAGGCGGACGACCTCCGATCCGCCCTGCGCGAGGCCTGCCCGAACGGCGTCGACGTCTACTTCGACAACGTCGGCGGCGCGGTGACCGACGCCGTGCTGTTCCAGATGAACGACTTCGGCCGCATCGTGTTGTGCGGCCAGATCGCGGCGTACAATCTGGAGCGACCCGAGGTGGGCCCGCGCCTGTTCCCGCTGTTCGTGATGCGGCGGCTGCGCGCCGAGGGATTCATCGTCAGCGACTTCGCCCGCCGCTTCGACGAAGGGCTCCGCCGCCTCGCCGCTTGGCACCAGTCGGGGCGGCTGAAGTGCCGCGAGACGGTGGTGGACGGATTCGAGCGCCTGCCCGATGCCTTCCTCGGCCTGTTCCGCGGCGACAACATTGGCAAGCTCTTGGTAAAGGTGGCCGAACCGAGTCAACCGGCCCAGGCGTGACCCGGTGGGTCCGCCCTGCGGGGCAGCCCACGAGTGCCCCGCAGAGGCCCCGCAGGGGGGACCCCCGCCCGGTCAGCCTGACCCATCCGAAGAGGTGTCCACGGGAGGCGTCCCACGATCACGTCCAAGCCCAGGCATGAACCACCGGCACCGGGGTATCGAGCTCCAGCGCATCCGGACCCACCCGGCAGCGATAGGCCAACACGCGCACGCCGCAGTCCGCCGCCTCCTCCAGGGCGCGGGCGAACACCGGATCCATCGCGCCATTCGGCGCGAATGCCCGGGCGTCCTCGCGTTGGATGAGGAAGAGCACCGCAGCCTCGTACCCTTCCCGCACCGCGGCCATCAACTCGTTCACGTGTTTCGATCCGCGGCCCGTCGGCGCATCCGGAAACTTCGCCACGCCGTCCTCCACGAAGGTCACGCCCTTGACCTCGATGAAGCCCATTCTCCCCAAGGACCGGTACTGCAAATCGAAGCGAGAATGGCCGTACCGCACCTCCCGGCGAACGTCCGTCACTACGCCGAACTCGGGTATTCCACCCGCGGCCAGTGCGTCGCCCGCCACCCGGTGAGGCGCCTGGGAATCCACATTGACCCATCCGCTCGGAGCCCGAACGGCGATCACGGAGTACCTGGTCGCCCGCGTCCGGTCCTTCGCCGGCTCCATGGCCACGGTCGCCCCGGGTACGAACAGCTCCCGCAGCCGGCCGGTGTTCTTCACGTGGACCCGCAACTCTTCCCCGCCCAGGCGGACCCGCGCCACGAACCGGTTGATCCGTTCGATCCACTGCCCGTACACCACGCCGTCATACGTCACTCAGCTTCCCTCATTTCTGCGGTATGCGTCCTATCGAAACACCTGGTCACACATCGTCGCGCGGATCTGGAGCTCTTCCGCCATCCCCAGGGGAACCGCGGCCACCGTC includes the following:
- the rocF gene encoding arginase, giving the protein MKPVRIIGVPSDYGQGRRGVDMGPSAIRYAGLRENLRRMGIDVMDLGDVPVPTPETRHIDNEKLKYLDEVVAVCTALCERVREVVAAGQIPLVLGGDHSIAIGSLAGVAAAGKRFGVIWFDAHGDMNTDETTPSGNIHGMPLAASLGLGHPSLTELCGPAPKVKAQHVVLVGARSIDPDEARLIRQSGITVFTMAEIDRLGMGAVMEQAIRIAGDGTDGIHLSLDLDAIDPMFAPGVGTPVNGGVTYREGHLAMELLAASGRLLSVDVVEVNPILDHRNQTGRMAVELVESLLGKRVM
- the sfsA gene encoding DNA/RNA nuclease SfsA, whose amino-acid sequence is MTYDGVVYGQWIERINRFVARVRLGGEELRVHVKNTGRLRELFVPGATVAMEPAKDRTRATRYSVIAVRAPSGWVNVDSQAPHRVAGDALAAGGIPEFGVVTDVRREVRYGHSRFDLQYRSLGRMGFIEVKGVTFVEDGVAKFPDAPTGRGSKHVNELMAAVREGYEAAVLFLIQREDARAFAPNGAMDPVFARALEEAADCGVRVLAYRCRVGPDALELDTPVPVVHAWAWT
- a CDS encoding NADP-dependent oxidoreductase; translation: MKNQAILLAKRPVGLPGPDTFQFVSSDIPEPREGQVLIRTLWLSVDPYMRGRMNDVKSYTPPFPVGEPIRGGGIGEVVASRHPAYRPGDLITGDLPWQLYTLSDGRGIRPVDPNLRPVTAALGVVGMTGLTAYFGLLEVGRPKPGETVVVSGAAGAVGSVAGQLAKMNGCRVVGVAGSNEKIRYLTEELGFDAGINYKADDLRSALREACPNGVDVYFDNVGGAVTDAVLFQMNDFGRIVLCGQIAAYNLERPEVGPRLFPLFVMRRLRAEGFIVSDFARRFDEGLRRLAAWHQSGRLKCRETVVDGFERLPDAFLGLFRGDNIGKLLVKVAEPSQPAQA